The bacterium genomic sequence AGGCTCTTCATTCTTCTGGCGATTGGTCTTGTAATCGATAATATGGTATCCCTGCCCGGAAGGTCTATCGATTCGGTCGATTATTCCCCTGATTTCGCAACCTTCAATAAAAAGATGGAATGGCTCTTCCACTCTAACGATTTTACCAATTCGGTTCTCTGAATTATACAAAAATTTTAGAAGAATTGGCTTAGCTTCTTTCTCATAGATATTTTGAATCTCCCTGTCACCAATTCCATGAGCTTTCGCCAGTGAACGGAATTTACTCATCAATTTCGATTCTTTCCATTCTTTTCCTTCTTTTCTTGATAAAATGTATTCTTCCAGAGTTTTGTGAATTACTGTCCCGAACGTCGACTCTTCAATCATCTCCTCCTCTTTCTCTCTTTCCAATCCCGGGTCCGGAGGGAGATTGAACAGGTAAAGATATTTGTATCTTAAGGGGCACTGGTCAAAAGTGGCAAGCTGGGTAACTGTAAAAGAAGGAAGAGAAATCTCGTGGGAAGGAAGCGACTTATAGGAAGAAAATACGATATCTTTTATCTCTTCTAATGTCAGCGCCTCAATCCCCTTCTCTTTTCGGCTTGGCGGATAGACTTCTTTCTCCCGGATTTCTTTCTCTTGCAAAAACTTCTCCCTCCTGTTTTCAATTAAGGGAGAGAACTCTTCTTTTATTTCTCTCTGTTCATCGAGAAAATAAGCCATAAACGGACTCAATTCCCCTTGCGCGTTCCCGGTGCCGGAAATTATCAATTTCTCTCGCGGTCTGGTCAGGCTAACATAGAGAAGCCTCTTCTCTTCCATGTCGATCTCTTTTTTCTTCTTTTTCCTTTCTTCTCTGGTAGATATAACCGACTTTTCATCATAAGCATAAAATGGAGAAGCTCCTCCCACGAAAGGGAAAGTCTTATCCTTAACGTTAGCTAAGAAAACGATGGGAAATTCCAACCCTTTTGCCTGGTGAATAGACATTATACGCACAGCATTCTCTTCGCCAGGTTTAGCTTCGCTCTCCACCACTCCCTGTTGAGTGACTTCTTTTACATAGGCGATGAAATCTTCCAGTGTGGAGAAGATATTTCTCTCCTCAAATTCCTCAACGAGGCTGAAAAACTTCTGAATATTTGCCAGGGTTCTCCTCCTTTCAGTAGGAGGTAAACTCTGGGCATAATGTAAATAGTTGCTCTGGGTAATCACCTTATATACCAGCTCGCCTAAACTGTAATTACTCTTTTTCAGAAAGAATCTGTCCAAGAAGGCTTTGCAATTCCTGAGCGCCTTCTTATCCTCTTCCTCAATGTCAAGACCATCCAACTTCCCCAAACCATCGTAGATGGGATAACGCTTCCTCACCATCTTCTCTTCGTCTTCGATTTCTTGCTCAGGAAAGACACTGGCCAGAGAAGAGAGACTGGAATTCTTGATTCTGAAAATGGGTGACCTCAATAGCCTCACCAGAGAAATGTCATCAAAGGGATTATTGATTGCCCCCAGTAATGCTACCAAATCTCTTATTTCTGGCCTTTCGTAGTAACCTGTCCCACCCGTAGTAATAAAAGGAATCCCGTGCCTCCTCAGGGCCTCCTCATATATTCCTACGGGAGTCCTGATTGCTCTTAAGAGTACCGATATATCCTTAAGCTGCAGACTCCTTTCCCGGTCTTCTTCTCTTATTGGATTTTTTAGACGGTAGTCTCCCAACAACTCGAGAATTCTCTGGGCAATAAATTCAGCTTCCTCCTCCCGGGATTCTGCCAGAAATATCTCCACGCCACATTCCTCTGCTTCCTTTTCTGAACTTATAGGCTCATAATCAGGAATTTCCGTTCCCAGCGCCTTATTGACTACTTTCAGAATCTGATTAAAGGAACGGAAATTCTTAGTCAAGGAAAGGTTTAATTCAGATTTCTCGCTGAAATCTTCAATATTCTCAGGCTCCGCTCCTCTAAAAGCATAGATAGACTGCTTAACATCGCCCACCACGAAGTAGTTATGGGAGAACTGGCGCAAG encodes the following:
- a CDS encoding ATP-dependent DNA helicase translates to MRELTLEQKRAVDEIEGTVCLKAGAGTGKTSVLVNRYLKIFSNLLEKGVSPEEAVESILAVTFTNKAAGEMRERLEKELENMSLPRGVLSRKAYISTIDSFCTRLLRENGLEIGLEPNFRVINEIEAKILFCKVGKALLEEGKLPRVTIDQWLDEFLSRIYVYVQEIRNKATFPSGLLHEISKVEDEEKKNLTHLIAKIYASYEKELKKRHYFDFSGILLETLHLLESNRKIKDRYRKQFRYVLVDEYQDTTPLQDKLLRQFSHNYFVVGDVKQSIYAFRGAEPENIEDFSEKSELNLSLTKNFRSFNQILKVVNKALGTEIPDYEPISSEKEAEECGVEIFLAESREEEAEFIAQRILELLGDYRLKNPIREEDRERSLQLKDISVLLRAIRTPVGIYEEALRRHGIPFITTGGTGYYERPEIRDLVALLGAINNPFDDISLVRLLRSPIFRIKNSSLSSLASVFPEQEIEDEEKMVRKRYPIYDGLGKLDGLDIEEEDKKALRNCKAFLDRFFLKKSNYSLGELVYKVITQSNYLHYAQSLPPTERRRTLANIQKFFSLVEEFEERNIFSTLEDFIAYVKEVTQQGVVESEAKPGEENAVRIMSIHQAKGLEFPIVFLANVKDKTFPFVGGASPFYAYDEKSVISTREERKKKKKEIDMEEKRLLYVSLTRPREKLIISGTGNAQGELSPFMAYFLDEQREIKEEFSPLIENRREKFLQEKEIREKEVYPPSRKEKGIEALTLEEIKDIVFSSYKSLPSHEISLPSFTVTQLATFDQCPLRYKYLYLFNLPPDPGLEREKEEEMIEESTFGTVIHKTLEEYILSRKEGKEWKESKLMSKFRSLAKAHGIGDREIQNIYEKEAKPILLKFLYNSENRIGKIVRVEEPFHLFIEGCEIRGIIDRIDRPSGQGYHIIDYKTNRQKNEEPYVLPMMLYKWGAEKVLGYSPVEKLSLYWLRHNQLVTIKIEKDMERDLEKKIKAIIKKIREEDFEPVAKSKRCEFCDYKLVCEIKSSSPQGGED